One stretch of Xanthomonas sp. DAR 35659 DNA includes these proteins:
- the plsB gene encoding glycerol-3-phosphate 1-O-acyltransferase PlsB, translated as MTPMPEQNPLPFPDDAAATRAPDPAHAPAAATGADPTEASAAALPVPAASPRTAKRPLWARLLGRVADPWLGLKIEPAEPGQYDDGRPVVYVLEDYGLSNALILDKACREAGLPSPLVPLPGDPLGRKRAYLALSRRSSNNALIPEQRGAKTHSDSLARLLQAHRERPDLDIHLVPVSIFVGRAPDKQSGWFAVLFSENWALVGSFRRLLGVLLNGRSTIVRFAPPVSMRQTIEEGLPPERTVRKLQRVLRTHFRRIREAVIGPDLSTRRLLVDQVLAAEPVREAIAAQAKRDNSKPVDAWRKAHAYAWEIAADYSSPVVRSASFLLTHVWNRIYAGVLVHHLDKLKEAAPGHEVIYVPSHRSHMDYLLLSYLLYERGIVPPHIVAGINLNLPVVGQLLRKGGAFFIRRSIKGNALYSAVLSEYVAQLVSGGYSIEYFVEGGRSRTGRLLQPKGGMIAMTLRAFLRQPRKPVLFQPIYVGYEKLMEGNSYLDELSGRPKEKESIWALLWGIPKVLKQNYGQVVVNFGEPIALSQMLAQRAPEWDGQPLGEDEKPSWLNGTVDALAQQIQVHINAAADVNPVNLLALALLSTPKHAMGEADLVAQIELCKKLLAELPYSDRVTVTPHSPERIIAHAEEINVLTRTPHPLGDVLSVNGDNAVLLSYFRNNVLHLFTASSWVACCFQNNRRMSRAGLLRLGRTVYPFLQAELFLPWSEDQFAERIERTIEVFVREGLLLQVNDDDGGVLARNTGQTDEVFRLRAIGHSLQQAFERYYIAISVLVKNGPGKLGAGELESLCQQAAQRLSLLYAPAAPEFFDKTLFRGFIQKLRELKLVWPDENSKLVFDDRLDAWAKDAKFILGRELRHTIERVSPEAAKPEEPAVPQD; from the coding sequence ATGACGCCGATGCCAGAACAAAATCCCCTGCCCTTCCCCGACGACGCCGCGGCCACGCGCGCGCCGGACCCGGCGCACGCGCCGGCCGCCGCGACCGGCGCCGACCCCACCGAGGCGTCCGCCGCCGCATTGCCGGTCCCGGCAGCGTCCCCGCGCACCGCCAAGCGGCCGCTGTGGGCACGCCTGCTCGGGCGCGTGGCCGATCCGTGGCTGGGGCTGAAGATCGAACCGGCCGAACCCGGCCAGTACGACGACGGCCGCCCGGTGGTCTACGTGCTGGAGGACTACGGCCTGTCCAACGCGCTGATCCTGGACAAGGCCTGCCGCGAGGCCGGCCTGCCGTCGCCGCTGGTGCCGCTGCCCGGCGACCCGCTGGGACGCAAGCGCGCCTACCTGGCGCTGTCGCGGCGCAGCAGCAACAACGCGCTGATTCCCGAGCAGCGCGGCGCCAAGACCCACTCCGATTCGCTGGCCAGGCTGCTGCAGGCGCACCGCGAGCGGCCGGACCTGGACATCCACCTGGTGCCGGTGTCGATCTTCGTCGGCCGCGCGCCGGACAAGCAGAGCGGCTGGTTCGCGGTGCTGTTCTCGGAAAACTGGGCGCTGGTGGGCAGCTTCCGGCGCCTGCTCGGCGTGCTGCTCAACGGCCGCAGCACCATCGTGCGCTTCGCGCCGCCGGTGTCGATGCGGCAGACGATCGAGGAAGGGCTGCCGCCGGAGCGCACCGTGCGCAAGCTGCAGCGCGTGCTGCGCACCCACTTCCGGCGCATCCGCGAGGCGGTGATCGGCCCCGACCTGTCGACCCGGCGCCTGCTGGTGGACCAGGTGCTGGCCGCCGAACCGGTGCGCGAGGCGATCGCCGCGCAGGCCAAGCGCGACAACAGCAAGCCGGTGGACGCCTGGCGCAAGGCCCACGCCTATGCCTGGGAGATCGCCGCCGACTATTCCAGCCCGGTGGTGCGCTCGGCCAGCTTCCTGCTCACCCACGTCTGGAACCGCATCTATGCCGGCGTGCTGGTGCACCACCTGGACAAGCTGAAAGAGGCCGCGCCGGGGCACGAAGTGATCTACGTGCCCAGCCACCGCAGCCACATGGATTACCTGCTGCTGAGCTACCTGCTGTACGAGCGCGGCATCGTGCCGCCGCACATCGTGGCCGGCATCAACCTCAACCTGCCGGTGGTCGGGCAATTGCTGCGCAAGGGCGGCGCATTCTTCATCCGCCGCTCGATCAAGGGCAACGCACTGTACTCGGCGGTGCTCAGCGAGTACGTGGCGCAACTGGTGTCCGGCGGCTACTCGATCGAGTACTTCGTCGAAGGCGGGCGCTCGCGCACCGGCCGGCTGCTGCAGCCCAAGGGCGGCATGATCGCGATGACGTTGCGCGCGTTCCTGCGCCAGCCGCGCAAGCCGGTGCTGTTCCAGCCGATCTATGTCGGCTACGAGAAGCTGATGGAGGGCAACAGCTACCTCGACGAGCTCAGCGGCCGGCCCAAGGAAAAGGAATCGATCTGGGCGCTGCTGTGGGGCATCCCCAAGGTGCTCAAGCAGAACTACGGCCAGGTGGTGGTGAACTTCGGCGAGCCGATCGCGCTGAGCCAGATGCTGGCGCAACGCGCGCCGGAATGGGATGGCCAGCCACTGGGCGAGGACGAGAAGCCGTCCTGGCTCAACGGCACCGTCGACGCGCTGGCGCAGCAGATCCAGGTCCACATCAACGCCGCCGCCGACGTCAATCCGGTCAACCTGCTGGCGCTGGCGCTGCTGTCCACGCCCAAGCACGCGATGGGCGAGGCCGACCTGGTCGCGCAGATCGAACTGTGCAAGAAGCTGCTGGCGGAACTGCCGTACTCGGACCGGGTCACGGTGACCCCGCATTCGCCCGAGCGCATCATCGCCCACGCCGAGGAGATCAACGTGCTGACCCGCACGCCGCATCCGCTCGGCGACGTGCTCAGCGTCAACGGCGACAACGCGGTGCTGCTGAGCTACTTCCGCAACAACGTGCTGCACCTGTTCACCGCCTCCTCGTGGGTGGCGTGCTGCTTCCAGAACAACCGCCGCATGAGCCGCGCCGGGCTGCTGCGGCTGGGCCGCACCGTGTACCCGTTCCTGCAGGCCGAACTGTTCCTGCCGTGGAGCGAGGACCAGTTCGCCGAGCGCATCGAGCGCACCATCGAGGTGTTCGTGCGCGAAGGGCTGCTGCTGCAGGTCAACGACGACGACGGCGGCGTGCTGGCGCGCAACACCGGCCAGACCGACGAGGTGTTCCGCCTGCGCGCGATCGGCCACTCGCTGCAGCAGGCGTTCGAGCGCTACTACATCGCCATTTCGGTGCTGGTGAAGAACGGCCCGGGCAAGCTCGGCGCCGGCGAACTGGAGAGCCTGTGCCAGCAGGCCGCGCAACGCCTGAGCCTGCTGTACGCGCCGGCCGCGCCGGAGTTCTTCGACAAGACCCTGTTCCGCGGCTTCATCCAGAAGCTGCGCGAACTGAAGCTGGTGTGGCCGGACGAGAACAGCAAGCTGGTGTTCGACGACCGGCTGGATGCGTGGGCGAAAGATGCCAAGTTCATTCTTGGCCGCGAATTGCGCCACACCATCGAGCGGGTCAGCCCGGAGGCGGCGAAGCCGGAAGAGCCGGCGGTGCCGCAGGACTGA
- a CDS encoding DUF2884 family protein, which translates to MRDDAPALALPAARHSDFRHATVGPCDGEHALDSTTRAAAMRTVCFLALVLLAASSGSALADPNDDQARHDHRPQVSSRQCGLSTPFNVLADTGGIWLTRDGEGPREIFFHAGELSVDHQVQQIGTADAQRLLEMERETRALMPQVADLSHEVVELSYDVLGTVVEVLTGSAGNARKIERLRKQANTYVDGTLGKGRWDQSAFDGNFERYVQTEAEGFTGSISRHLLWQIVTGRAEAIDARAQHMDAAFEARMDARSKGIETKAEALCARVARLDALQQALEFRYRGQPLRLLATTQDAATGPASPATAGIAADDTPRGDAVAVPSLPGK; encoded by the coding sequence GTGCGTGACGACGCGCCCGCCCTCGCGCTCCCCGCCGCGCGACACAGTGACTTCCGACACGCGACTGTCGGCCCATGCGATGGCGAGCATGCGCTGGACTCCACGACGCGGGCTGCAGCGATGCGCACGGTTTGCTTCCTTGCTCTGGTGCTGCTCGCCGCGTCCAGCGGATCGGCCCTGGCCGACCCGAACGATGACCAGGCCCGGCACGACCATCGGCCGCAGGTGTCCTCGCGGCAGTGCGGCCTGAGCACGCCGTTCAACGTGCTGGCCGACACCGGCGGCATCTGGCTCACCCGCGATGGCGAGGGGCCGCGTGAGATCTTCTTCCATGCCGGCGAGTTGAGCGTGGACCACCAGGTGCAGCAAATCGGCACCGCCGATGCGCAGCGCCTGCTGGAGATGGAGCGCGAAACGCGCGCCCTGATGCCGCAGGTCGCGGACCTCTCGCACGAGGTGGTCGAACTGAGCTACGACGTGCTCGGCACGGTCGTCGAGGTGCTGACCGGCAGTGCCGGCAACGCACGCAAGATCGAGCGGCTGCGTAAGCAGGCCAATACTTACGTCGATGGCACGCTCGGCAAGGGGCGCTGGGACCAGAGCGCGTTCGACGGCAACTTCGAACGCTACGTGCAGACCGAGGCGGAGGGTTTCACGGGCAGCATCTCCCGACACTTGCTCTGGCAGATAGTCACCGGCCGCGCGGAGGCGATCGACGCGCGCGCCCAGCACATGGATGCCGCGTTCGAGGCCCGGATGGACGCGCGCAGCAAGGGCATCGAAACCAAGGCGGAGGCGCTGTGCGCGCGGGTCGCGCGCCTGGACGCACTGCAGCAGGCGCTGGAGTTCCGCTACCGCGGCCAGCCCTTGCGCCTGCTCGCCACCACGCAGGACGCCGCGACCGGACCGGCCTCCCCCGCCACTGCCGGAATCGCCGCCGACGACACGCCGCGCGGCGACGCGGTCGCGGTTCCGTCCCTGCCAGGCAAATGA
- a CDS encoding DUF488 family protein → MSAPTFFSVGHSTRPLDVFLDILHDARITQLADVRAFPYSRRFPQFDGSALAPALAAAGIGYRHFRALGGRRGKQPGIDPRRNGHWRSVSFHNYADYALGAEFGEALAQLRAFGGAGGCAVMCAEAYWRQCHRQIICDHLLHHGHPVVHLIDVARQEPATLNPAARTDAQGQLVYPPDAAETGPVTGDLFGA, encoded by the coding sequence GTGAGTGCGCCGACGTTCTTCAGCGTCGGCCATTCCACGCGCCCGCTCGACGTCTTCCTGGACATCCTGCACGACGCGCGGATCACGCAGTTGGCCGACGTGCGCGCGTTTCCGTATTCGCGGCGCTTCCCGCAGTTCGACGGCAGCGCCCTGGCGCCGGCGCTGGCCGCGGCCGGCATCGGCTACCGGCACTTCCGCGCCCTGGGCGGGCGCCGTGGCAAGCAGCCGGGGATCGACCCGCGGCGCAACGGCCATTGGCGCAGCGTCAGCTTCCACAACTATGCCGACTACGCGCTGGGCGCCGAGTTCGGCGAGGCCCTGGCGCAACTGCGCGCCTTCGGCGGCGCTGGCGGCTGCGCGGTCATGTGCGCCGAGGCCTATTGGCGCCAGTGCCACCGGCAGATCATCTGCGACCACCTGTTGCACCACGGCCATCCCGTGGTCCACCTGATCGACGTCGCGCGTCAGGAGCCGGCCACGCTCAACCCGGCGGCGCGCACCGATGCGCAGGGGCAATTGGTCTATCCGCCGGATGCGGCGGAGACCGGGCCCGTCACTGGCGACTTGTTCGGCGCCTGA
- a CDS encoding YdcH family protein, translating into MTPAEISLRIDALRREHRALDEELQRIPANLDDELQAKRLKKRKLQLKDCILRLENLLIPDEPA; encoded by the coding sequence ATGACGCCCGCCGAGATCTCCCTGCGCATCGACGCCCTGCGTCGCGAGCACCGTGCGCTCGACGAAGAACTGCAGCGCATCCCAGCCAACCTCGACGACGAACTGCAGGCCAAGCGGCTGAAGAAGCGCAAGCTGCAGCTCAAGGACTGCATCCTGCGCCTGGAAAACCTGCTGATCCCCGACGAACCGGCGTGA
- a CDS encoding glycoside hydrolase family 43 protein: MAADTDAADLQTLARKAISQPLVTHMYTADPSAHVFEGALYIYPSHDIDAGVAFNDNGDHFGMRDYHVFRMDTPQGPAVDCGLALHVDDVPWAERQLWAPDAACRDGRYYLYFPAKRADGLFQIGVAVGERPQGPFKAQPQPIAGSYSIDPAVFADADGEHYLYFGGLWGGQLERYRDNVYAADNAEPADHEPALGPRVARLRADMLELAEAPREIAIVDADGRPLLAGDHARRYFEAPWLHVYGGRYYLSYSTGDTHLLCYAIGDSPYGPFTYQGPLLSPVVGWTTHHSICEFQGTWYLFYHDAVLSGGVTHLRSIKLTELQHDARGRIALVHPYGA; this comes from the coding sequence ATGGCCGCCGACACCGACGCCGCAGACCTGCAGACGCTGGCCCGCAAGGCCATCTCGCAGCCCCTGGTGACCCACATGTACACCGCCGACCCGTCGGCGCACGTGTTCGAGGGCGCGCTGTACATCTACCCGTCCCACGACATCGATGCCGGGGTCGCCTTCAACGACAACGGCGACCACTTCGGCATGCGCGACTACCACGTGTTCCGCATGGACACGCCGCAGGGGCCGGCGGTGGACTGCGGGCTGGCGCTGCACGTGGACGACGTGCCGTGGGCCGAGCGCCAGCTATGGGCGCCGGATGCGGCCTGCCGCGACGGCCGCTACTACCTGTACTTCCCGGCCAAGCGCGCCGACGGCCTGTTCCAGATCGGCGTGGCGGTGGGCGAGCGCCCGCAGGGGCCGTTCAAGGCGCAGCCGCAGCCGATCGCCGGCAGCTACTCGATCGATCCGGCGGTCTTCGCCGATGCCGACGGCGAGCACTACCTGTACTTCGGCGGGCTCTGGGGCGGGCAACTGGAGCGCTACCGCGACAACGTCTACGCCGCCGACAACGCCGAACCGGCCGACCACGAGCCGGCGTTGGGCCCGCGCGTGGCACGCCTGCGCGCGGACATGCTGGAACTGGCCGAGGCTCCGCGCGAGATCGCCATCGTCGATGCCGACGGCCGCCCGCTGCTGGCCGGCGACCACGCGCGGCGCTACTTCGAGGCACCGTGGCTGCACGTCTACGGCGGCCGCTACTACCTGTCGTACTCGACCGGCGACACCCATTTGCTGTGCTACGCGATCGGCGATTCGCCCTATGGCCCGTTCACCTACCAGGGCCCGCTGCTGAGCCCGGTGGTGGGCTGGACCACGCACCACTCGATCTGCGAATTCCAGGGGACGTGGTACCTGTTCTATCACGACGCGGTGCTGTCCGGCGGCGTCACCCACCTGCGCTCGATCAAGCTCACCGAACTGCAGCACGATGCGCGGGGGCGCATCGCGCTGGTCCATCCCTACGGCGCGTGA
- a CDS encoding MFS transporter, with protein sequence MTSTPHRLPLSEKIGYSLGDLAANLIFQTLVTFLAFFYTDVYRIPAGTAATLIFTVGLLGAFVFTPLVGVLADRTRTRWGKFRPWILWTALPFGALSLLAFSTPDLGTHGKSVYAFATYTLLMLIYVANNLPYSALSGVLTGSMEQRNSLSAYRFLAVTTAQFVIQVLLLPLVLILGNGDKAQGFERTMALFAGIGTLCFLITFLTTRERVLPIAAGPSSVRQDLADLVRNKPWLVMLLLTVLVFVNLAMKGGMYVYYFKYYLDAAALTRFLDQAGFNGFIAGINALLGSAGLAALHWPQDAPTSAFSVFSAGGILAMIVGIGFSKRLADRYGKRNVFGAALLVSTLFLLAFFFYPPQAIGLVFASYVLHGFFYGITIPLLWAMIADVADYSEWKNHRRATAIIFSAMLCGLKVGLSIGGALVAGLLAFYGYDATLPQQSATVATGIRLAVSVYCAIPFLLGVALLWLYEIDKSLESRIERELDARRLQAAASGT encoded by the coding sequence ATGACCAGCACGCCACACCGCCTCCCGCTCAGCGAAAAGATCGGCTACAGCCTGGGCGACCTGGCCGCCAACCTGATCTTCCAGACCCTGGTCACCTTCCTGGCGTTCTTCTACACCGACGTCTACCGCATCCCCGCCGGCACCGCGGCCACGCTGATCTTCACCGTCGGCCTGCTCGGTGCGTTCGTGTTCACCCCGCTGGTGGGCGTGCTGGCCGACCGCACGCGCACGCGCTGGGGCAAGTTCCGGCCGTGGATCCTGTGGACCGCGCTGCCGTTCGGCGCGCTGTCGCTGCTGGCGTTCAGCACGCCGGACCTGGGGACGCACGGAAAGAGCGTCTACGCCTTCGCCACCTACACCCTGCTGATGCTGATCTACGTCGCCAACAACCTGCCGTACTCGGCGCTCAGCGGCGTGCTCACCGGCAGCATGGAGCAGCGCAACAGCCTGTCGGCGTACCGGTTCCTCGCGGTGACCACCGCGCAGTTCGTGATCCAGGTGCTGCTGCTGCCGCTGGTGCTGATCCTGGGCAACGGCGACAAGGCGCAGGGCTTCGAGCGCACCATGGCGCTGTTCGCCGGCATCGGCACGCTGTGCTTCCTGATCACCTTCCTCACCACCCGCGAACGGGTGCTGCCGATCGCGGCCGGACCGTCCAGCGTGCGCCAGGACCTGGCCGATCTGGTGCGCAACAAGCCGTGGCTGGTGATGCTGCTGCTGACCGTCCTGGTGTTCGTCAACCTGGCGATGAAGGGCGGCATGTACGTGTACTACTTCAAGTACTACCTGGATGCCGCGGCGCTGACCCGGTTCCTCGACCAGGCCGGTTTCAACGGCTTCATCGCCGGCATCAACGCGCTGCTCGGCAGCGCCGGCCTGGCCGCGCTGCACTGGCCGCAGGACGCGCCGACCTCGGCCTTCAGCGTGTTCAGCGCCGGCGGCATCCTGGCGATGATCGTCGGCATCGGTTTCTCCAAGCGCCTGGCCGACCGCTACGGCAAGCGCAACGTGTTCGGCGCCGCGCTGCTGGTGTCCACGCTGTTCCTGCTGGCGTTCTTCTTCTACCCGCCGCAGGCGATCGGCCTGGTGTTCGCCTCCTACGTGCTGCACGGCTTCTTCTACGGCATCACCATCCCGCTGCTGTGGGCGATGATCGCCGACGTCGCCGACTACTCGGAGTGGAAGAACCACCGCCGCGCCACCGCGATCATCTTCTCGGCGATGCTGTGCGGGCTGAAGGTCGGCCTGAGCATCGGCGGCGCGCTGGTCGCCGGCCTGCTCGCCTTCTACGGCTACGACGCCACGCTGCCGCAGCAGAGCGCCACGGTGGCCACCGGCATCCGCCTGGCGGTCAGCGTCTACTGCGCGATCCCGTTCCTGCTCGGGGTGGCGCTGCTGTGGCTGTACGAGATCGACAAATCGCTGGAATCGCGCATCGAGCGCGAGCTGGACGCGCGCCGCCTGCAGGCCGCCGCGTCGGGCACCTGA
- a CDS encoding TonB-dependent receptor, translating to MKNNYPRTTLSRALTTALLGMAVGTAWAQTAPPAPPAASPAPATQAAPASGDDAVKQLDTVTVSGYRRSIQFSTDAKRDSVTFSDTVFAEDIGKFPDMNIAESLNRIPGVQLARDVNGEGLNIAIRGLGTSFTKTTLNGASIATASIGINAQNQNREVDLNLFPTEFFTQLTVSKTPTASMLEGGVSGVVDMRSARPFDRPGTHLTYQVQGDWNSTSEKTTPRGALMGSWTNQDGTFGALFGVASVRGKMGVEGFETIGWTNPGLTYAQCGLTPPAGTPETNQPAACNANGGGNWRIPDTVPVTAGAGLTPGQRIDAAWLQANNPGLSIAQISDALIPRLGRRVQMQGDRDRDASVMSLEWRPSDTAHFYLDTLFSKAKRTTERTSMNLIGRNGNMIPLGMQLDANNVVTEATFTNAQYFLEARPYREQVKFWSVNPGAQLLFGADQTIKLDVQANATRSWMYRESPTVLVTSPFTTVDYRNSGGDIPSISSPLDLNDPDLGWGWTGGRLNISNEKRQTETRGARADLQFGEDRRNIKVGVAYDQAERQIRGFDNSTAWETLVCRGAGSTCTGGPGSLIPQSALASYLKPGPGGFITVDFNRFLRDSQYYGLRDAAPETNAANTGASTGGIEEKNWGFYVETNAETDVWNRTLRFNAGVRYVTTDQTISGPVTVGGVRRYQVLNSDYNELLPSFNVAWDVADNVVLRLSGSRTLTRPDPSAMLPNTNFSDPSAQTATQGNANLAPYRSTNVDIGGEWYTGGEGFVGLTLFDKRIDGFTVNGVRRIPFLDLGVQYSDLGPTQQAAIDQRGGPNAATVDVQSQVNADGTLNIRGLEAIWVQPLDRLLDGLGFSLNYTHVKQESEGDGVQAVAVGVAPNLWNGTVYWEKNNASVRLSYAWNDDMIISGANQNGIPDARLMADARGQLDLSASYTLAKLPSAPQITLNVTNLTDEPLRTTFQYPNATYDLYKPGRTIMLGIRGSF from the coding sequence GTGAAGAACAATTACCCGCGCACCACGTTGTCCCGTGCATTGACCACGGCCTTGCTCGGCATGGCCGTCGGTACGGCCTGGGCGCAGACCGCGCCGCCGGCACCGCCCGCGGCGTCGCCGGCGCCCGCCACGCAGGCCGCGCCGGCGTCGGGCGACGATGCGGTGAAGCAGCTGGATACGGTGACCGTCTCCGGCTACCGCCGCAGCATCCAGTTCTCCACCGACGCCAAGCGCGATTCGGTGACCTTCAGCGACACCGTGTTCGCCGAGGACATCGGCAAGTTCCCTGACATGAACATCGCCGAGTCGCTCAACCGCATTCCCGGCGTGCAGCTCGCGCGCGACGTCAACGGCGAAGGCCTGAACATCGCCATCCGCGGCCTGGGCACCAGCTTCACCAAGACCACGCTCAACGGCGCCAGCATCGCTACCGCCTCGATCGGCATCAACGCGCAGAACCAGAACCGCGAGGTCGACCTCAACCTGTTCCCCACCGAGTTCTTCACCCAGTTGACGGTGAGCAAGACGCCGACCGCGAGCATGCTGGAAGGCGGCGTCTCCGGCGTCGTAGACATGCGCAGCGCGCGGCCGTTCGACCGGCCCGGCACGCATCTGACCTATCAGGTGCAGGGAGACTGGAACAGCACCAGCGAGAAGACCACCCCGCGCGGCGCGCTGATGGGCAGCTGGACCAACCAGGACGGCACCTTCGGCGCGCTGTTCGGCGTGGCCTCGGTACGCGGCAAGATGGGAGTGGAAGGGTTCGAGACCATCGGCTGGACCAATCCGGGCCTGACCTACGCGCAGTGCGGCCTGACTCCGCCCGCCGGCACGCCCGAGACCAACCAGCCGGCCGCGTGCAACGCCAACGGCGGCGGAAACTGGCGCATCCCCGATACCGTGCCGGTCACCGCCGGCGCCGGGCTCACGCCGGGGCAGCGCATCGACGCGGCCTGGCTGCAGGCCAACAACCCGGGCCTGAGCATCGCGCAGATCAGCGACGCGCTGATCCCGCGCCTGGGCCGCCGCGTGCAGATGCAGGGCGACCGCGACCGCGACGCGTCGGTGATGTCGCTGGAATGGCGGCCCAGCGACACCGCGCACTTCTACCTGGACACGCTGTTCTCCAAGGCCAAGCGCACCACCGAGCGGACCAGCATGAATCTGATCGGGCGCAACGGCAACATGATCCCGTTGGGCATGCAGCTGGACGCCAACAATGTCGTCACCGAGGCTACCTTCACCAACGCCCAGTACTTCCTGGAAGCGCGCCCGTACCGCGAACAGGTCAAGTTCTGGAGCGTCAATCCCGGCGCGCAACTGCTGTTCGGCGCCGACCAGACCATCAAGCTCGACGTGCAGGCCAACGCCACACGCAGCTGGATGTACCGCGAATCGCCGACCGTGCTGGTGACCTCGCCGTTCACCACCGTGGACTACCGCAACAGCGGCGGCGACATTCCCTCGATCAGCAGCCCGCTGGACTTGAACGATCCCGACCTGGGCTGGGGCTGGACCGGCGGCCGGCTCAACATCAGCAACGAGAAGCGCCAGACCGAGACCCGTGGCGCGCGCGCGGACCTGCAGTTCGGCGAGGACCGGCGCAACATCAAGGTCGGCGTCGCCTACGACCAGGCCGAGCGCCAGATCCGCGGCTTCGACAACAGCACCGCGTGGGAAACCCTGGTGTGCCGCGGCGCCGGCAGCACCTGCACCGGCGGCCCGGGCTCGCTGATTCCGCAGTCGGCGCTGGCGTCCTACCTCAAACCCGGCCCCGGCGGCTTCATCACCGTGGACTTCAACCGCTTCCTGCGCGACAGCCAGTACTACGGCCTGCGCGATGCCGCGCCGGAGACCAACGCCGCCAACACCGGCGCCTCCACCGGCGGCATCGAGGAGAAGAACTGGGGCTTCTACGTCGAGACCAATGCCGAGACCGACGTGTGGAACCGCACGCTGCGCTTCAACGCCGGCGTGCGCTACGTCACCACCGACCAGACCATCAGCGGTCCGGTCACCGTCGGCGGGGTGCGCCGCTACCAGGTGCTGAACTCGGACTACAACGAACTGCTGCCCTCGTTCAACGTGGCCTGGGACGTGGCCGACAACGTGGTGCTGCGCCTGTCCGGCTCGCGCACGCTGACCCGGCCCGATCCCAGCGCGATGCTGCCCAACACCAACTTCAGCGATCCGTCCGCGCAGACCGCGACCCAGGGCAACGCCAACCTGGCGCCGTACCGCTCCACCAACGTGGACATCGGCGGCGAGTGGTACACCGGCGGCGAAGGCTTCGTCGGCCTGACCCTGTTCGACAAGCGCATCGACGGCTTCACCGTCAATGGTGTGCGCCGCATCCCGTTCCTGGACCTGGGCGTGCAGTACAGCGACCTGGGCCCGACCCAGCAGGCGGCGATCGACCAGCGCGGCGGCCCGAACGCGGCCACCGTGGACGTGCAGAGCCAGGTCAACGCCGACGGCACGCTCAACATCCGCGGCCTGGAGGCGATCTGGGTGCAGCCGCTGGACCGCCTGCTCGACGGCCTGGGCTTCAGCCTCAACTACACCCACGTCAAGCAGGAGTCGGAGGGCGATGGCGTGCAGGCAGTGGCGGTGGGCGTGGCGCCGAACCTGTGGAACGGCACCGTGTACTGGGAGAAGAACAACGCCTCGGTGCGCCTGTCCTACGCCTGGAACGACGACATGATCATCTCCGGCGCCAACCAGAACGGCATTCCCGACGCGCGGCTGATGGCCGACGCGCGCGGGCAGCTGGACCTGTCGGCCAGCTACACGCTGGCGAAGCTGCCTTCGGCGCCGCAGATCACCCTCAACGTCACCAACCTCACCGACGAACCGCTGCGCACCACCTTCCAGTATCCGAACGCGACCTACGACCTGTACAAGCCCGGCCGCACCATCATGCTCGGCATCCGCGGGTCGTTCTGA